A genomic stretch from Procambarus clarkii isolate CNS0578487 unplaced genomic scaffold, FALCON_Pclarkii_2.0 HiC_scaffold_96, whole genome shotgun sequence includes:
- the LOC138360120 gene encoding uncharacterized protein, translated as MLTYLRGCGYESIVIYYKKGPARVTHGILPNNVIQEEDKKIFTTNFFLSRTRKLDADKLTLGSEGDSDNALEKNPDELQVQQVHKVQKVPQVQEIQQLQKVPQVEHLQKVPPVQQGLPLAILQKQQEVQVVKFEPQGTTPGKQCSNNGMGILKYLRKQVKKDKQ; from the exons cTAACATATCTGCGTGGCTGTGGGTATGAATCAATCGTTATCTATTACAAGAAAGGACCAGCACGGGTGACACATGGTATTTTACCAAACAACGTAATAcaagaagaggacaagaagatcttcaccactaacttctttttgt cacgcacaaggaagcttgatgcagataaacttacattaggatcagaaggtgatagcgataatgccctggaaaaaaatcctgacgagctacaagtgcagcaggtgcataaagtccaaaaagtaccgcaggtgcaagaaattcaacaattacaaaaagttccgcaggtggaacatttacaaaaagttccgccggtgcaacaagggctaccattagcaatccttcagaaacagcaagaagtacaagtagtaaaatttgaaccacagggaactacaccaggaaaacagtgtagtaacaacggaatgggaattttaaaatacctgaggaaacaggtaaaaaaggacaaacaatag